Proteins from a genomic interval of Paenibacillus lentus:
- a CDS encoding cytochrome P450 family protein, with product MQTNQSLSENLFTEAFTQDPFPTYAQLRDHQPIMRMLFPDGQSGWIISRYEDAVLALKDPRFVKDMRNAGLDEDVIFIKDNMLFSDPPDHKRLRGLVQKAFTPQLISGMRGRIQQIADELLAAVEGKEAINLIDDYAFPLPIIVISEMLGVPQSDRDKFRVWSNALIEHSGRESDEEMRALILEFREYLRAWIAEARKQPGDDLISQLIVSEEQGDRLSEDELYNLVMLLIIAGHETTVNLIGNGMLALLQHPDQLRLLQNKPELIHTAIEEMLRYNGPVEFSTSRWVKEDLEFKGISMSRGDLVIVSLSSANRDPEQFSDPDLFDITREKSPHLAFGKGIHLCLGAPLARLEGEIAINSLLKRYPDVRLKGDTSELEWRPGMIVRGVKEIPLYL from the coding sequence ATGCAAACCAATCAATCTTTAAGTGAGAATTTGTTCACGGAGGCATTTACCCAGGATCCTTTTCCGACGTACGCCCAGTTGAGAGATCATCAACCGATTATGCGCATGCTGTTCCCGGACGGGCAATCCGGTTGGATCATCAGCAGGTATGAGGATGCTGTCTTGGCCTTGAAGGATCCCCGTTTCGTGAAGGATATGAGGAATGCAGGTCTGGATGAGGATGTGATCTTTATTAAAGATAATATGCTGTTCTCTGATCCACCCGATCATAAGAGATTGCGGGGCTTGGTGCAGAAAGCTTTTACGCCGCAGTTGATTTCCGGGATGAGGGGACGAATTCAGCAAATTGCAGATGAACTGTTAGCAGCGGTAGAAGGAAAGGAGGCTATAAATTTAATCGATGACTACGCATTTCCTTTGCCGATAATTGTTATTAGCGAAATGCTAGGGGTACCGCAATCCGATCGGGATAAATTCCGCGTATGGTCGAATGCCCTCATTGAACACTCGGGTCGGGAAAGCGATGAGGAAATGCGCGCATTGATACTGGAATTCAGGGAGTATCTTAGGGCGTGGATTGCGGAAGCAAGAAAACAGCCAGGCGATGATTTGATCAGCCAATTGATCGTATCCGAGGAGCAAGGAGATCGTCTTTCCGAGGATGAACTGTACAATCTGGTCATGCTGCTCATCATTGCGGGTCATGAAACCACGGTCAATTTGATTGGTAATGGCATGCTTGCGCTGCTTCAGCATCCGGATCAGCTCCGTTTATTGCAGAACAAGCCCGAGCTGATTCATACGGCGATCGAAGAGATGCTTCGGTATAACGGTCCTGTTGAGTTCAGCACCTCCCGCTGGGTAAAGGAAGATTTGGAGTTTAAGGGAATATCGATGAGCCGAGGTGACCTGGTTATTGTATCCTTAAGCTCAGCCAACCGTGACCCTGAGCAATTCAGCGATCCCGATCTTTTTGATATCACGAGAGAGAAGAGTCCGCATCTTGCCTTTGGTAAAGGCATTCATTTATGTCTCGGTGCTCCGCTTGCACGGTTAGAAGGAGAAATCGCCATCAACAGCCTGCTGAAGCGTTATCCAGATGTTCGCCTAAAAGGAGACACGAGCGAGCTCGAATGGCGTCCAGGTATGATCGTAAGAGGCGTCAAAGAAATTCCATTGTATTTATGA
- a CDS encoding Gfo/Idh/MocA family protein, with product MNIATIGTGFIVDTFLAAAKQIKDIHCVAMYSRNKETAQPLAEKYGIPVIYTELDALMADPKIDFVYIASPNSLHCEHATLALEHGKHVICEKPFTSTVAELDRLIALAKHKNLMLFEAITTLHLPNYQLAKEQLAQLGAIKFIQCNYSQYSSRYNQLLNGETPNVFSTEFSGGALTDINIYNLHFVMNMFGAPQSVSYTANKHPNGIDTSGILVLKYSDFIAQCVGCKDTNSMNFVLIQGEKGYLHVEHGANGCRKLILHANGRETLLNAQTNENLLYYELTAFKQMYQAQDYQQCHQLLDHSRSVIETVVQARQDAQIVFAADTL from the coding sequence ATGAACATTGCAACGATAGGAACAGGATTCATCGTCGATACATTTCTGGCAGCAGCAAAACAAATCAAGGACATCCATTGCGTAGCCATGTATTCTCGTAACAAGGAAACCGCTCAGCCTCTGGCCGAAAAATACGGCATTCCTGTCATTTATACAGAACTTGACGCTCTCATGGCAGATCCGAAGATTGATTTCGTGTATATTGCTTCGCCGAACAGCTTGCATTGTGAACACGCTACCTTAGCCCTTGAACATGGCAAGCACGTCATCTGCGAGAAGCCCTTCACCTCTACGGTAGCCGAGTTGGATCGCCTCATCGCTCTAGCAAAGCATAAGAACCTCATGCTGTTCGAAGCCATTACGACGCTTCATTTGCCGAATTACCAGCTAGCAAAGGAACAGCTCGCTCAGCTGGGTGCGATCAAATTCATTCAATGCAACTACAGCCAATATTCGAGCAGATACAATCAGCTCTTAAACGGCGAAACACCAAACGTGTTCAGCACGGAATTCTCCGGCGGCGCTTTGACCGATATCAATATCTACAATTTACATTTTGTCATGAACATGTTCGGGGCTCCTCAGTCGGTAAGCTACACGGCCAACAAGCATCCAAACGGCATAGATACCTCCGGAATCCTGGTGCTGAAATACTCTGATTTTATCGCACAATGTGTGGGATGCAAAGATACAAACAGCATGAATTTCGTACTCATTCAAGGCGAGAAGGGTTATCTTCATGTGGAACATGGAGCCAACGGCTGCCGGAAGCTGATTTTGCATGCTAATGGACGAGAGACCCTTTTGAACGCGCAAACCAACGAGAATTTGCTCTATTATGAGTTGACTGCCTTCAAGCAAATGTACCAAGCGCAAGATTATCAGCAGTGCCATCAGTTGTTAGACCACAGCCGATCCGTTATTGAAACGGTCGTACAAGCCCGCCAGGATGCGCAAATCGTCTTCGCCGCAGATACGCTGTAA
- a CDS encoding glycosyltransferase, whose amino-acid sequence MNSHKICFIYCVNQQDLLQESIHHISALHIPEGYEIEIISIPTAKSMTSGYNKAMSKSNAKYKVYLHQDVYITHRNFLIDMIQIFKDNPQLGLMGVIGSAYVPPSGMWWDAGENYGQVYASHSGNMELLAFNNSREGHSYQRVAAVDGLLMMTQSDISWREDLFVDWDFYDLSQCMEFARAGYEIGVPSQDTTWVIHDCGVADLSKYEENRILFIQEYYDDIREDFISYYERTRMELAHDSTSSVEINLPIIEKHSQEYKASPGSKIAIKKERCIIMNFNGKYQFSELLEIVKKTEGYLMELEILALLHLPLLVDHLAGEIVEIGTFKGKSAIALGLSSQHLTTRKRSIHIIDPFYHPALPVNYEDDFDLNIRNAGLEPHILKIKKPSQEAYDDCPAEIAALFIDGDHSYDGVIHDIVHYASRVVPGGIIAFHDYSYTDCPGYEWAELPGVTKAVDEMCARNEYAYLCDYNSMRLVRKL is encoded by the coding sequence ATGAATTCGCATAAAATATGCTTCATTTATTGCGTTAATCAACAAGACTTACTACAAGAGTCGATTCACCATATTTCGGCTCTTCATATTCCGGAGGGATACGAAATTGAAATTATTTCGATACCCACAGCCAAAAGCATGACCTCTGGCTACAACAAAGCAATGTCCAAATCCAATGCTAAATACAAAGTTTATCTTCACCAAGATGTCTACATCACTCACAGAAACTTTCTAATCGATATGATCCAGATTTTCAAGGATAACCCGCAGCTTGGATTGATGGGCGTAATCGGCTCTGCCTATGTCCCGCCAAGCGGAATGTGGTGGGATGCCGGAGAGAATTACGGCCAGGTCTACGCCAGCCACTCTGGAAACATGGAGCTGCTTGCTTTTAACAATAGTAGGGAAGGTCACTCTTACCAGCGTGTCGCTGCAGTAGATGGATTACTAATGATGACGCAGTCAGATATTTCTTGGCGCGAAGATTTGTTTGTGGACTGGGATTTCTATGACTTATCGCAATGCATGGAATTTGCTAGAGCCGGTTATGAGATTGGCGTTCCTTCCCAAGATACCACGTGGGTTATTCACGACTGTGGCGTAGCTGATCTATCCAAATACGAGGAGAATCGCATACTGTTTATTCAGGAATATTATGATGATATACGTGAGGATTTCATTTCTTATTATGAAAGAACTCGCATGGAACTTGCACACGACTCAACCTCTTCGGTCGAAATAAACCTACCTATCATTGAGAAGCATTCACAAGAATATAAAGCAAGTCCCGGTTCCAAAATAGCAATCAAAAAGGAGCGCTGCATCATCATGAACTTTAACGGTAAATATCAGTTTTCCGAGCTGCTTGAAATCGTCAAGAAAACGGAAGGTTACTTAATGGAGCTTGAAATTCTTGCCCTCCTTCACTTGCCTCTACTTGTAGATCACCTGGCCGGTGAAATCGTTGAAATCGGTACCTTCAAGGGGAAGAGCGCGATAGCTCTTGGACTAAGCAGCCAGCACTTGACTACACGCAAACGTTCCATTCATATCATCGATCCCTTTTATCACCCTGCATTACCCGTAAACTATGAAGATGATTTTGACTTGAACATCCGCAATGCCGGTCTGGAACCTCACATTTTGAAAATAAAAAAACCTAGCCAAGAAGCATACGATGACTGTCCTGCTGAGATTGCAGCGCTCTTCATTGACGGAGATCACAGTTATGATGGGGTTATTCATGATATAGTCCACTACGCTTCAAGGGTTGTTCCTGGTGGAATCATAGCTTTCCATGACTACTCTTATACGGATTGCCCAGGGTATGAATGGGCGGAACTGCCGGGTGTCACCAAAGCAGTGGATGAGATGTGCGCACGAAATGAGTATGCTTATTTGTGTGACTATAACAGCATGCGACTTGTCCGTAAGCTGTAA
- a CDS encoding glycosyltransferase family 4 protein, with amino-acid sequence MPSKRRLAIIDSKFPWKLSGFRYWENIQFHTLRPDTLFFATEPYSDDFPAAVHPFSQFKDLAVSEEITDVYCVFLNMVLSLLGKCTLPDGTHMPGSNPYLDIQSFLVERQIKLHTTLYPGGGLVQETRPEFLELVNNHCSTIFTNIEDILSKIDKSIYQPVVINTNFYNYIAKSWTCPIQLVFSAFNYPRKGFPLLIDTFNRLDSDDFHLHIVGDWDNQLAQLTNQRFTFHGVMVPEQLKSLYQSCEVFINCSTSDGMALDGFPTTAAVDAMSTGCLLVTTNPRNDQLILQEGIDYLKINPDEDSLFHALCWIRDHVRKARHIATHGAKTIQSRFQMEQIVKEKLSHMLGNR; translated from the coding sequence ATGCCCTCTAAGCGCCGTCTTGCCATTATCGATTCTAAATTCCCTTGGAAGCTCAGCGGGTTTCGTTATTGGGAGAACATCCAGTTCCATACTCTGCGCCCAGATACTCTTTTTTTTGCTACAGAACCCTATTCAGATGATTTCCCAGCGGCTGTTCATCCCTTTTCACAGTTTAAGGATTTAGCTGTTTCTGAAGAAATCACCGATGTCTATTGCGTCTTTTTAAACATGGTCTTAAGCTTGCTGGGGAAGTGTACCCTGCCTGATGGAACTCATATGCCTGGCTCTAATCCCTATTTGGATATTCAGTCATTCTTAGTTGAACGGCAAATCAAGCTACACACGACGCTGTACCCCGGTGGGGGTCTCGTTCAAGAGACTAGACCGGAATTCCTGGAACTAGTAAACAACCATTGTTCAACCATCTTTACTAATATCGAAGATATTCTCTCAAAAATTGATAAAAGCATCTATCAGCCTGTTGTAATTAATACGAATTTTTATAATTACATCGCAAAATCATGGACGTGTCCCATACAACTGGTTTTTAGCGCTTTTAATTATCCCAGAAAGGGATTCCCATTGCTTATCGATACTTTCAATCGGCTTGATTCAGATGATTTTCATCTCCATATTGTCGGAGACTGGGATAATCAGCTTGCTCAATTAACAAATCAACGTTTTACCTTTCATGGGGTAATGGTCCCTGAACAATTGAAATCGCTCTACCAAAGCTGCGAGGTGTTCATTAATTGCAGTACGAGTGATGGTATGGCATTGGACGGTTTTCCAACTACCGCTGCTGTGGATGCCATGTCTACCGGATGTCTTCTCGTGACGACCAATCCTCGGAATGACCAGCTCATACTGCAGGAGGGAATTGACTATCTCAAAATAAACCCTGACGAAGACTCCCTGTTTCACGCTCTATGTTGGATCAGGGATCATGTCCGAAAAGCAAGGCATATAGCGACCCATGGCGCAAAAACAATCCAATCCAGGTTTCAAATGGAACAGATCGTAAAAGAAAAGCTCTCTCATATGCTCGGCAATCGTTAA
- a CDS encoding acetyltransferase codes for MNKAKLIIWGCGGMGREILALCEVLGREVIGYLDERIEMQGQIIDEVPVLGDITHVAKYRNEAEIICTGVGEPTLKRRFAFKTREAGFRLADSLVHPSVHVPRSSQIGVNSVLCAGTIVSINVNIGDFVIVNTNVTLAHDVSVSDYCTISPGANISGNVTVEEGVFIGTGSAIREKLTLGAWSLVGGGSFVKNDVPPQTLYAGVPAIYKKTRTAP; via the coding sequence ATGAATAAAGCTAAGCTCATCATTTGGGGCTGCGGTGGCATGGGGCGAGAAATTCTTGCCCTATGCGAAGTACTGGGACGGGAAGTCATTGGCTACCTGGATGAGCGCATAGAAATGCAAGGACAAATTATCGATGAAGTTCCTGTGCTGGGTGATATTACGCATGTTGCTAAATACAGAAATGAAGCTGAGATTATTTGCACAGGAGTTGGCGAGCCTACTCTCAAAAGAAGGTTTGCATTCAAAACGAGGGAAGCCGGGTTTCGACTAGCGGATTCGCTCGTGCATCCCTCTGTACATGTGCCTCGCAGCAGTCAGATTGGCGTGAACAGTGTTCTTTGCGCCGGAACGATCGTAAGCATTAACGTTAATATTGGCGATTTTGTCATTGTCAATACGAATGTGACGCTTGCGCATGATGTGTCAGTTTCCGATTATTGCACGATTTCACCTGGGGCTAATATTAGCGGCAATGTCACCGTAGAGGAAGGGGTTTTCATCGGTACAGGCTCGGCTATCCGCGAAAAGTTAACGTTAGGAGCTTGGTCATTGGTCGGAGGTGGCTCTTTCGTTAAAAATGACGTTCCACCACAAACGCTGTATGCAGGAGTTCCTGCCATTTATAAAAAAACAAGGACAGCGCCCTAA
- a CDS encoding DegT/DnrJ/EryC1/StrS family aminotransferase: MEFIPFLKPKVVPRQYYQRYLDEIDASRIYTNNGPLNKRFEKQILQQYFNNEGDVVTVSNATIGLLLAISQQKRPGKYALMPSFTFPATPLSALWCGLEPYYIDIDKDHWCMDEHMLEVALEKLGDEVAVVVPYATFGTELDLKYYDSLIQRGIPVVIDAASSFGTTMQEDNVFHFGGAMVYSFHATKSFGIGEGGIVYSGNRELIQRIRYSTNFGFNEERVSGQLGLNGKISEYAAAVGLATLDVFPEKIKIREQIGEWYKEAWNKYKLAEAGWNFQAVKGKVAYQFYPLLCPSGQENQYYVNKLHASAIQVRTYFSPPCHRQKMFELQPRTSLAVTEDISRRILSLPVWEDISQEQIERIVRSLIHE; the protein is encoded by the coding sequence ATGGAGTTTATTCCGTTTCTTAAGCCGAAGGTCGTCCCCAGGCAGTACTATCAGCGTTATTTGGACGAAATTGATGCTTCAAGAATATATACGAACAATGGCCCTTTGAATAAGAGGTTTGAAAAACAGATTCTTCAGCAGTATTTCAATAATGAGGGGGACGTAGTAACGGTAAGCAATGCGACCATAGGTCTTCTTTTAGCCATATCGCAACAAAAGCGGCCGGGCAAATATGCTCTAATGCCCAGCTTTACCTTTCCTGCAACACCGCTTAGTGCTTTATGGTGCGGGTTAGAGCCCTATTATATCGATATCGATAAAGATCATTGGTGCATGGATGAACATATGCTTGAGGTGGCCTTGGAGAAACTCGGGGATGAAGTGGCCGTCGTCGTTCCTTATGCGACATTTGGCACTGAGCTTGATCTGAAATATTATGATTCGTTGATCCAGCGAGGCATCCCCGTTGTGATCGATGCGGCATCAAGCTTTGGGACAACGATGCAGGAGGACAACGTCTTCCACTTTGGAGGAGCTATGGTATACAGCTTCCATGCTACGAAATCTTTTGGCATTGGAGAAGGGGGAATCGTCTATAGCGGAAACCGTGAATTGATTCAACGCATACGATACTCTACAAATTTTGGATTTAATGAAGAGCGAGTCTCAGGACAATTGGGATTGAACGGAAAAATTTCGGAATATGCGGCGGCAGTTGGACTGGCGACCTTAGATGTTTTCCCTGAAAAAATTAAAATCCGAGAGCAAATTGGAGAATGGTATAAGGAAGCGTGGAATAAGTATAAGCTGGCTGAAGCAGGATGGAACTTTCAGGCTGTGAAGGGCAAAGTAGCTTATCAGTTCTATCCACTGTTATGTCCATCAGGACAAGAGAATCAGTATTATGTGAATAAACTGCATGCATCCGCCATTCAAGTAAGGACTTATTTCTCGCCGCCCTGTCATCGGCAAAAGATGTTTGAACTTCAGCCACGAACATCACTCGCGGTTACGGAGGATATTAGTCGGCGTATTCTGAGCTTGCCTGTCTGGGAAGACATTAGCCAGGAGCAAATTGAACGGATTGTCAGGAGTCTGATCCATGAATAA
- a CDS encoding glycosyltransferase family 2 protein, giving the protein MTSQDYLQASSTDEYQRIYELGQPLVTICIPTYNRADSLMLSLKSAVQQTYEHLEIIVIGDCCTDHTEEIVRKFNDPRINFENRASRGEYPAETYQRWLVAGSIPTNRALELATGHFITHLDDDDEFAADRIEKLVNFAKETRADLIYHPFYYQVVPEQWVMNDAEPLMCAKITTSSMFYHHWLKCIPWDPQCYLLNEPGDWNKVRRMLELGIKTARYPEPLTKKH; this is encoded by the coding sequence GTGACGAGCCAAGATTACTTACAAGCGTCTAGCACCGATGAGTATCAAAGAATATACGAGCTAGGGCAGCCGCTGGTTACGATTTGCATCCCTACGTATAACCGCGCCGATTCATTAATGCTTAGCTTGAAGTCTGCCGTGCAGCAGACCTATGAGCATTTAGAGATCATTGTCATTGGTGATTGCTGTACTGATCATACCGAAGAAATAGTACGCAAATTCAATGATCCTAGAATTAATTTTGAAAACAGGGCGAGTCGGGGAGAGTATCCTGCCGAGACTTATCAACGATGGCTTGTGGCGGGGAGTATACCGACGAATCGGGCATTGGAGCTGGCTACCGGCCACTTTATAACTCATTTGGACGATGATGATGAATTTGCTGCTGACCGAATTGAGAAATTAGTAAACTTTGCGAAGGAAACTCGCGCCGACTTGATTTATCATCCCTTTTACTATCAAGTCGTCCCGGAACAATGGGTGATGAATGATGCAGAGCCGTTAATGTGCGCCAAAATTACGACTTCATCTATGTTTTATCATCACTGGTTAAAATGTATTCCCTGGGATCCACAATGCTACCTGCTGAATGAGCCCGGGGATTGGAACAAAGTTAGGCGTATGCTGGAACTCGGGATCAAGACGGCAAGATATCCTGAACCGTTGACAAAGAAGCATTAA
- a CDS encoding glycosyltransferase, protein MLNSVIPWSKGKRKAHFQKRALLRRIKYWEATKNKRIRAKQNQSAINSPASTLPSQSTEVISGNQREIQIAEPIQAQSTVHQEPLIDAATADFQVEPRISPLDPKNIVLFRFPIIDWNYRWQRPQHISQQFARHGYRVFYFSIETMPISNPDASFLDIQSALQIQEAEKNVWLVKLCSHNSLNAYRDKINHPLDKQYMKWSIDALKQKFNIAKTASIVDLPFWSMLVFDLEDNKVIYDCMDEHAGFSNTSEELLALEPALMNRADAVVASSDVLYQKARKLNPSAHLIRNAGEFEYFSVTPNYTPIDITNVKKPIIGYIGAIADWFDMELVYELARDHPEWNFVLVGDTYYSDTSKLETLNNVYLFGEKVYHELPAYLHAFDVCLIPFLIKPLTLATNPVKVYEYLAAGKPVVSTPLPELASMEQYVSLANGVKEFEAAIVSALQEKDQGQSSIIEERRQFAAENTWEHRYKEFHAIIFTMLYPKISIIIVTHNNWEFTERCLNSLLQHTVYPRLEVIFVDNASTDETPQHLLKLTDPHVKTILLSENEGFAAGNNIGMLNATGDYVVLLNNDTILSKEWLPRLLRPFKMDAQIAAVGPMSNFVGNDQKLDFFVGDEVKGANEAWLDQYYELHDKRVRYSEMLGFFCVAIKKSVTQEIGPIDKQFGLGMFEDDDYCLRLRIAGYRLAVAEDAFVYHQGSATFNKWDEEQRESLFLRNKAYFESKWQRAWTPHKLPQSLFLNITDPDTIAEIAAASNQTTVFASCPDEWNNPKKEWQINLLQICNGERLVIARVRNYLGQKIDGIRKIGPNLYFTNNELLLQKIKFKYIYDFTQIEHGGELIGDEPRLLTSV, encoded by the coding sequence ATGTTAAATAGCGTCATCCCATGGAGCAAAGGAAAGCGAAAGGCCCATTTTCAAAAAAGAGCTTTGCTAAGAAGAATCAAATATTGGGAGGCGACTAAGAACAAAAGAATTCGCGCCAAGCAAAATCAGAGCGCGATCAATTCACCGGCGTCTACATTGCCGTCCCAATCAACGGAAGTCATTAGCGGGAATCAGAGGGAAATTCAAATCGCGGAACCAATTCAGGCTCAAAGCACTGTACATCAAGAGCCTCTTATTGACGCAGCAACTGCTGATTTTCAGGTCGAGCCGAGAATATCCCCGTTAGATCCTAAGAATATCGTTTTGTTTCGTTTCCCGATTATTGACTGGAATTACAGATGGCAACGACCGCAGCATATCAGTCAGCAGTTTGCTCGGCATGGATATAGAGTATTTTATTTTTCCATTGAAACGATGCCGATCAGTAATCCAGACGCTTCCTTCTTGGATATCCAATCCGCTTTGCAGATTCAAGAAGCAGAAAAAAATGTTTGGCTGGTCAAACTATGCTCGCATAACAGCCTGAATGCATATCGTGATAAAATCAACCATCCGCTCGATAAACAGTATATGAAATGGTCGATTGATGCCTTGAAACAAAAGTTCAATATTGCGAAAACTGCGTCGATTGTTGATCTTCCTTTCTGGTCCATGCTTGTATTTGATCTTGAAGATAATAAAGTTATCTATGATTGCATGGATGAGCATGCTGGTTTTTCCAATACATCCGAAGAGCTTCTGGCTCTGGAGCCTGCTTTAATGAACCGCGCTGATGCTGTGGTTGCTTCTTCCGATGTTCTTTATCAAAAAGCCCGAAAATTAAATCCTTCTGCTCATTTGATTCGAAATGCTGGAGAATTCGAGTACTTTTCTGTAACACCAAACTATACGCCTATCGATATAACGAATGTTAAGAAACCGATCATCGGGTATATCGGAGCCATTGCCGATTGGTTTGATATGGAATTAGTGTATGAGCTTGCAAGAGACCATCCGGAGTGGAATTTTGTACTGGTTGGAGATACGTACTATAGTGACACCTCCAAACTTGAAACATTGAACAATGTATACCTTTTTGGGGAAAAGGTTTACCATGAGCTGCCTGCATATCTCCACGCTTTTGATGTTTGCTTAATTCCATTTTTGATCAAGCCTCTTACGCTGGCCACAAATCCGGTAAAAGTCTATGAATACCTGGCTGCAGGTAAACCCGTTGTATCTACGCCATTGCCTGAGCTTGCTTCTATGGAACAATATGTTTCACTTGCAAACGGAGTAAAGGAGTTTGAAGCAGCGATCGTGAGCGCACTGCAAGAGAAGGATCAAGGGCAGTCCAGCATCATAGAGGAGCGTCGGCAGTTTGCAGCTGAAAATACTTGGGAGCACCGCTACAAGGAGTTTCACGCAATTATCTTTACGATGCTCTATCCAAAAATTAGCATTATAATCGTTACGCACAATAATTGGGAATTCACGGAGCGCTGCTTGAATAGCCTGCTGCAGCATACCGTATATCCCCGACTTGAGGTCATCTTCGTGGACAATGCTTCAACGGACGAGACGCCACAGCACTTGCTGAAGCTAACCGACCCTCATGTCAAAACAATACTATTATCTGAAAATGAAGGTTTTGCTGCAGGAAATAATATCGGAATGCTAAATGCTACAGGGGACTATGTCGTGTTGTTGAATAACGATACGATCTTATCCAAGGAGTGGCTGCCTCGTTTGCTGCGTCCATTCAAGATGGATGCGCAAATTGCAGCTGTTGGTCCGATGTCTAATTTTGTAGGGAATGATCAGAAGCTCGATTTCTTCGTAGGGGATGAAGTCAAAGGTGCGAATGAAGCTTGGCTGGATCAATATTATGAATTGCACGATAAAAGAGTCAGATATTCCGAAATGCTTGGCTTCTTCTGCGTGGCGATCAAGAAGTCAGTTACTCAGGAAATTGGACCGATCGATAAGCAGTTCGGATTAGGAATGTTTGAGGACGACGATTATTGCCTGCGATTGAGAATAGCCGGGTATAGACTAGCTGTAGCAGAGGATGCCTTTGTTTATCATCAAGGTAGCGCAACGTTTAATAAATGGGATGAAGAGCAGAGGGAGAGTTTGTTTTTACGCAATAAAGCTTATTTTGAGTCCAAATGGCAACGAGCCTGGACACCGCATAAATTGCCGCAATCTTTGTTTCTGAATATTACCGACCCGGATACGATCGCTGAAATCGCAGCAGCCAGCAATCAAACTACGGTTTTTGCTTCTTGCCCTGACGAATGGAACAACCCGAAAAAAGAATGGCAGATCAATCTACTCCAGATTTGCAATGGTGAAAGGCTTGTCATCGCTCGGGTGAGAAATTACTTAGGTCAGAAGATTGATGGAATCCGCAAAATTGGACCGAACTTATATTTCACGAATAATGAGCTGTTGCTGCAGAAAATTAAATTCAAATATATCTATGATTTTACACAAATCGAGCATGGAGGTGAGCTCATTGGTGACGAGCCAAGATTACTTACAAGCGTCTAG
- a CDS encoding glycosyltransferase — translation MNLTVITPVLNEETFLGLFLERVTSFADEIIIVDGGSTDNSIPIIKSYMGKHNIRLFSNKQGTAYTDEWNESEVRNFMVDQAQGGWIANIDADEIFDDSLDAVLPGILAQTTAHVLRFPIINFWKDLRTVRVNAPNDERWSNDIIRMWRNGIGIRYQDQKHHCTLKARDSDIWALPSELINVPLYHYHYAFGKRFKFNDNRRGDVNLYDNQGEPDWSFRHGEYEIRTTPFSGQHPRIIRNHLGI, via the coding sequence ATGAACCTGACGGTAATTACGCCAGTGTTAAATGAGGAGACGTTTTTGGGTTTGTTTTTGGAAAGAGTAACGTCCTTCGCAGACGAGATTATCATCGTAGACGGGGGAAGTACAGATAACTCCATTCCAATCATCAAATCTTATATGGGTAAGCACAATATTCGCTTGTTTAGTAATAAGCAAGGCACCGCTTATACGGACGAATGGAATGAATCCGAAGTTAGGAATTTTATGGTGGATCAAGCGCAAGGTGGATGGATCGCCAATATTGATGCCGACGAAATCTTTGATGATTCTTTAGATGCTGTATTGCCTGGCATTTTGGCCCAAACAACTGCTCATGTATTGAGATTTCCGATCATCAACTTCTGGAAGGATCTAAGGACGGTACGCGTCAATGCACCCAATGACGAGAGATGGTCAAACGATATCATCCGGATGTGGCGCAATGGGATTGGCATACGTTACCAGGATCAAAAGCATCACTGCACGCTTAAAGCACGGGATAGCGATATTTGGGCATTGCCATCCGAACTTATTAATGTTCCACTTTATCACTACCATTATGCTTTTGGAAAGAGATTCAAATTCAACGATAATCGCCGTGGGGATGTCAACTTATATGATAATCAAGGCGAGCCTGACTGGTCGTTTCGGCATGGAGAATATGAGATCAGAACGACTCCATTCTCGGGACAGCATCCCCGGATCATTCGCAATCATTTAGGAATATAG